ATGCTGGCGTCTCGAGCCTTGCCATCATGGACAACGTGATTCCGTTCATTCCCGGCGAAGAAGAAAAGATGGAGACCGAACCGCTGAAGATCTTTGGTCAGCTTAGTGACGGAGCGATTGAGCCGACGAAGCTGGCCATCAGCGCCCAATGTAACCGGGTTCCGGTGAGTGATGGGCATCTGGAATCTGTCTCCGTGAGGCTCAGAAGAGAAGTTACCCGGGAGGAGATCACGGAAGCGTGGAGGCAATTCCGGGGTGAGCCTCAGCAGCTGAATCTGCCTTCAGCGCCGGAGCGGCCAATTCACTATTTCGACGAAGATTCTTCTCCCCAGCCCAGACTCCACAGGAACTTAGAAGGGGGGATGGCGGTGAGCATCGGAAGACTTAGGCCGTGCCCTGTTCTCGACTACAAGTTTTCCGTTTTGTCGCACAACACGGTTCGCGGCGCGGCGGGTGGAGCAATTCTGAATGCGGAATTAATGGTGGAGAAGGGGATCATTGCGTGAAGGCAGAGGATAATTGCCCTTCTTTCCTCTTTTGTGATGAGGCGACAAATCAAGCGATCACACCGGCCGTTCCTGAACCAGCTTCCTCAACCCTTCAAGATAGCTCTCCTTGCCCAGATCTGAGATCTGTCCCGTGCACACTGGAGCGATCACCGAGACTGTCAATCTCTTTTCGAATTTTAGTGATTCTGCTGTCCATTACGCGTGGTGGGCCGCATCAACGGCGAGTTTTTCTGTATGGTTGGGACTTAAAAAGCTTATAATTGAGACTGTCACTGAGTGCCTGCCAGCTCGCCTCAATGATATTGTCTGAAACGCCAACGGTAGACCACGATGAGTGTTCATCACTGGATTCAATCAACACGCGTACTTTCGATTGGGTTCCGTGCTTTTCATTCAGCACCCGTACC
This is a stretch of genomic DNA from Candidatus Neomarinimicrobiota bacterium. It encodes these proteins:
- a CDS encoding alpha-isopropylmalate synthase regulatory domain-containing protein, encoding VRVLNEKHGTQSKVRVLIESSDEHSSWSTVGVSDNIIEASWQALSDSLNYKLFKSQPYRKTRR